A single region of the Gossypium arboreum isolate Shixiya-1 chromosome 12, ASM2569848v2, whole genome shotgun sequence genome encodes:
- the LOC108479568 gene encoding eukaryotic translation initiation factor 3 subunit B-like: protein MAAEVMLMNEIEAKAASMGIDLNIDFNSIQLPRGEDCGIVSDDEDVYHDDQLEFDSGFGNVIVVDNLPVVPREKFEKLEGVIRKIYSQIGVIKEDGLWMPVDPETKKTLGYCFIEYNTPQEAELAKEKTNGYKLDRAHIFAVNMFDDFDKYMRVPDEWAPPEIKPYTPGENLQKWLTDEKARDQFVIRAGTDTEVLWNDARQSKTELVYKRTYWTESFVQWSPLGTYLATVHRQGAAVWGGANTFNRLMRYAHPQVKLIDFSPGEKFLVTYSSHEPSNPRDANRVVINIFDVRTGKVMRDFKGSADEFTIGGAGGVAGVSWPVFRWGGGKEDKYFAKLGKNMISVYETETFSLIDKKSLKVENVVDFSWSPTDLILALFVPELGGGNQPARVSLVQIPSKVELRQKNLFSVSDCKMYWQSNGEYLAVKADRYTKTKKSTYTGFELFRIKERDIPIEVLELDNKNDKIIAFAWEPKGHRFAVIHGDNPRPDISFYSMKSSHNLGRVSKLTTLKGKQANALFWSPGGRFIVLAGLKGFNGQLEFFNVDELETMATAEHFMATDIEWDPTGRYVATAVTSVHEMENGFNIWSFHGKLLYRILKDHFFQFLWRPRPPSFLSAEKEEEILKYLKKYSKKYDAEDQDVSMLLSEQDREKRRMLKEEWEKWISEWRRASEEEKLERQKLRDGEASDEEEEYEAKEVEVEEILDFSEEVLFEE from the exons ATGGCGGCGGAGGTGATGCTAATGAACGAGATAGAGGCGAAGGCTGCTAGCATGGGCATCGATTTGAATATCGATTTCAATTCCATTCAACTTCCTCGTGGTGAAGATTGTGGCATCGTCAG TGATGATGAGGATGTTTACCATGACGATCAATTGGAATTCGATTCCGGGTTTGGAAACGTTATTGTAGTGGATAATCTCCCGGTTGTTCCTCGTGAAAAGTTTGAGAAACTCGAGGGTGTCATTCGGAAAATCTATAGTCAGATTGGAGTCATTAAGGAGGATGGTCTTTGGATGCCTGTTGATCCTGAGACTAAGAAAACCCTAGGTTATTGTTTTATAGAGTACAATACACCACAG GAAGCTGAGCTTGCTAAGGAGAAGACCAATGGGTACAAGTTGGATAGAGCACATATTTTTGCTGTTAATATGTTCGATGATTTTGATAAGTACATGAGAGTTCCGGATGAATGGGCTCCTCCTGAGATTAAACCCTACACGCCTGGG GAAAATCTTCAAAAGTGGCTTACTGATGAAAAGGCACGAGATCAATTTGTAATTCGTGCTGGCACTGACACTGAAGTTCTGTGGAATGATGCAAGGCAGTCTAAAACCGAGCTCGTTTACAAACGCACT TACTGGACCGAAAGTTTTGTGCAGTGGTCTCCCCTGGGGACATACTTGGCAACAGTTCACAGGCAAGGAGCAGCAGTTTGGGGAGGTGCAAATACATTTAATCGTCTAATGCGTTATGCCCATCCTCAG GTTAAGCTTATTGATTTTTCTCCTGGTGAAAAATTTTTAGTAACCTACAGCAGCCATGAACCAAGCAATCCTCGTGATGCAAAT AGGGTTGTGATAAACATTTTTGATGTGAGAACCGGAAAAGTGATGAGAGATTTTAAGGGAAGTGCTGATGAATTTACAATTGGAGGAGCTGGTGGTGTTGCTGGAGTTTCTTGGCCTGTTTTCAG ATGGGGAGGCGGAAAAGAGGACAAGTATTTTgccaaacttgggaaaaatatgATATCTGTTTATGAAACAGAGACCTTTAGCCTTATTGACAAAAAATCTTTGAAGGTTGAAAACGTTGTGGACTTCAGTTGGTCACCAACTGATCTCATTCTTGCACTTTTTGTTCCTGAACTTGGAGGTGGAAACCAGCCTGCTAGA GTGAGTCTTGTTCAAATTCCCAGTAAAGTGGAATTGAGGCAAAAGAATCTTTTCAGCGTCAGCGACTGCAAAATGTACTGGCAAAGCAACGGTGAATATCTTGCTGTAAAAGCTGACCGAtacacaaaaacaaaaaaaagcacTTATACCGGTTTTGAGCTCTTTCGCATCAAGGAAAGAGACATACCAATTGAGGTTTTGGAGCTTGATAATAAAAATGATAAGATAATCGCTTTTGCTTGGGAGCCGAAGGGGCACAGGTTTGCTGTTATACATGGGGATAATCCAAGGCCTGATATTAGCTTTTACTCGATGAAATCATCGCACAATTTGGGCCGCGTTTCAAAGCTCACTACTCTGAAAGGCAAGCAGGCAAATGCGTTATTCTGGTCACCTGGTGGCCGTTTTATTGTACTTGCTGGATTGAAGGGGTTCAATGGTCAGTTGGAATTCTTTAATGTCGATGAGCTTGAAACAATGGCAACTGCTGAACATTTTATGGCCACAGATATTGAATGGGATCCCACTGGAAG ATATGTTGCAACCGCAGTAACATCTGTTCATGAAATGGAAAATGGTTTCAATATATGGTCCTTTCATGGTAAGCTACTCTACCGGATACTGAAGGATCATTTCTTCCAG TTCTTGTGGCGCCCAAGGCCCCCATCCTTCTTGAGCGCTGAGAAGGAGGAAGAGATATTAAAATACTTGAAGAAGTACAGTAAGAAGTATGATGCAGAGGACCAGGATGTTTCGATGCTATTGAGCGAACAAGATAGGGAGAAGAGAAGGATGTTGAAGGAAGAATGGGAGAAGTGGATAAGCGAATGGAGGCGGGCAAGTGAGGAAGAGAAGTTGGAGAGGCAGAAGTTGAGGGATGGAGAAGCAAGTGATGAGGAAGAGGAGTACGAGGCCAAAGAAGTTGAAGTTGAGGAAATCTTGGACTTCTCCGAAGAAGTCCTTTTTGAAGAGTGA
- the LOC108477442 gene encoding protein kinase PINOID: MLECERKSESELSSSSECSMTSESRSSFSRLSFDLRSSPENLSLKPHRSSDLAYSAIRSATFARKTGLTSRDFQLIRRIGSGDIGTVYLCQLADADEKCCYAMKVVDKEALAMKNKVQRAEMEKKILKMLDHPFLPTLYAEFEASHFSCIVMEYCSGGDLHSLRHKQPQKRFSLSSARFYAAEVLVALEYLHMLGIIYRDLKPENVLVRSDGHIMLSDFDLSLCSDAIAAVESPSSSPDPTPPQNHRSSRPPTTPLSCLFHRFFRSKKIQTLAPNNLFFVAEPVTARSRSFVGTHEYISPEVAAGGSHGNAVDWWSLGIFIYEMIYGGTPFAAPSNEVTLRNIVKRPLTFPTHSPASLLEHHARDLISGLLNKEPNTRLGSKRGAADVKIHPFFKGLNFALIRSLTPPEIPGLRRSPTTTSFHHPKIEEQSNAFDYF, encoded by the exons ATGTTGGAGTGCGAACGGAAGTCAGAAAGTGAGTTAAGTTCATCGAGTGAGTGTTCAATGACAAGTGAAAGCCGTAGCAGCTTCAGCCGTCTCTCCTTTGACCTCCGGTCTTCCCCGGAAAACCTTTCTCTCAAACCCCACCGATCTTCCGACTTGGCTTACTCCGCTATCCGTTCCGCCACCTTCGCCCGTAAAACCGGCCTCACGTCCCGTGATTTCCAGCTCATCCGGCGCATCGGTTCCGGCGACATCGGAACCGTCTACCTCTGCCAGCTTGCCGACGCAGATGAAAAATGCTGTTATGCGATGAAGGTGGTGGATAAAGAAGCGTTGGCCATGAAGAATAAAGTGCAACGTGCTGAAATGGAGAAGAAGATCTTGAAGATGCTGGATCATCCATTTTTGCCTACTTTGTACGCCGAGTTCGAAGCTTCTCATTTCTCTTGCATAGTTATGGAGTACTGTTCCGGCGGTGACTTGCATTCTCTTAGACATAAACAACCTCAAAAACGCTTCTCTTTGAGCTCCGCAAG GTTTTATGCAGCTGAGGTTCTGGTAGCTCTAGAGTACCTACACATGCTGGGTATTATTTACAGAGACCTAAAACCGGAAAATGTTTTAGTAAGATCAGACGGTCACATCATGCTATCGGATTTCGACCTTTCACTTTGCTCAGATGCCATCGCAGCCGTTGAATCACCGTCATCGTCTCCGGATCCCACGCCTCCCCAAAACCACCGCTCTTCTCGTCCACCTACAACCCCTCTCTCCTGCCTATTCCACCGCTTCTTCCGGTCAAAGAAGATACAGACGCTCGCACCCAACAATCTGTTCTTCGTGGCGGAGCCCGTCACCGCCCGGTCACGCTCCTTCGTAGGGACCCACGAGTACATATCTCCCGAGGTGGCAGCCGGTGGGTCCCACGGTAACGCCGTGGACTGGTGGTCTCTAGGTATCTTCATTTACGAGATGATATACGGAGGTACACCTTTTGCGGCTCCATCGAACGAGGTTACGCTGCGCAACATCGTGAAAAGGCCACTCACTTTCCCAACCCACTCGCCTGCTTCTCTTCTCGAGCACCACGCTCGAGACCTCATCTCCGGGTTGTTAAACAAGGAGCCCAACACTCGGTTGGGATCCAAACGCGGCGCTGCCGACGTCAAAATCCACCCTTTCTTTAAGGGACTCAATTTCGCCCTCATAAGGTCGCTTACGCCGCCGGAGATTCCGGGTTTGAGGCGGTCACCCACCACGACGTCCTTTCACCATCCTAAGATCGAGGAACAATCCAACGCGTTTGATTACTTCTGA